A genome region from Sphingobium sp. CR2-8 includes the following:
- the radA gene encoding DNA repair protein RadA, producing MAKAKRKFVCQQCGTVASRWQGQCEDCGEWNSIVEEAAETVFSARHDLQNGGRAITLVGLDSRIELPPRTSTGIAEFDRALGGGIVHGSATLIGGDPGIGKSTLLLQAAARIAARGLSVAYISGEEAADQVRLRAQRLGLGNAPVMLASATSVRDILTTLSEGPPPALLVIDSIQTMHSDLIEGAPGTVSQVRASSQELIKFAKQRGTALILVGHVTKDGSIAGPRVLEHMVDTVLAFEGERSHQYRILRAVKNRFGGTDEIGVFAMVAEGLEEVANPSALFLTNRDETVTGATVFPALEGTRPVLVEIQALVVRLSSGATPRRAVVGWDSGRLAMILAVLEARCGLSFSTCEVYLNVAGGYRLSDPAADLAVAAALISAMSERPVPVDIVLFGEVALSSEIRPVAHSPLRLREAAKLGFNRAYIPASAVDGVKGITVSGFRTLAQLVDQMLGRG from the coding sequence ATGGCCAAGGCAAAACGCAAATTCGTCTGTCAGCAATGCGGCACGGTCGCCAGCCGGTGGCAGGGCCAGTGCGAGGATTGCGGCGAATGGAACAGCATCGTGGAGGAAGCGGCTGAAACCGTCTTCTCCGCCCGCCACGATCTGCAAAATGGCGGACGCGCCATCACGCTGGTCGGCCTCGACAGCAGGATCGAACTGCCCCCGCGCACCAGCACCGGCATCGCCGAATTCGACCGGGCGCTGGGCGGCGGCATCGTCCATGGCTCCGCGACGCTCATCGGCGGCGATCCGGGCATCGGCAAATCGACCCTGCTGCTGCAGGCCGCCGCCCGCATCGCCGCGCGTGGGCTTTCCGTGGCCTATATCAGCGGGGAAGAAGCCGCCGATCAGGTCCGCCTGCGCGCCCAGCGCCTCGGCCTGGGCAACGCCCCGGTCATGCTCGCCAGTGCCACCTCGGTCCGCGATATCCTGACGACGCTGTCGGAGGGGCCGCCGCCCGCCCTGCTCGTGATCGATTCGATCCAGACCATGCACAGTGACTTGATCGAAGGCGCACCCGGCACCGTCAGCCAGGTCCGCGCCTCGTCCCAGGAACTCATCAAATTCGCCAAGCAGCGCGGCACCGCGCTGATCCTGGTCGGCCATGTGACCAAGGATGGCAGCATCGCCGGGCCCCGCGTGCTGGAACATATGGTCGACACGGTGCTGGCGTTCGAGGGCGAACGCAGCCACCAATATCGCATCCTGCGCGCGGTCAAGAACCGCTTCGGCGGCACGGACGAGATCGGCGTCTTCGCCATGGTGGCGGAGGGGCTGGAGGAAGTCGCCAACCCGTCCGCCCTGTTCCTCACCAACCGGGACGAGACGGTGACGGGCGCCACCGTCTTCCCCGCGCTGGAGGGCACCCGCCCGGTGCTGGTCGAAATCCAGGCGCTGGTCGTGCGCCTGTCCAGCGGCGCGACGCCCCGGCGCGCGGTGGTCGGCTGGGACAGCGGCCGACTCGCGATGATCCTGGCGGTGCTGGAGGCGCGCTGCGGCCTCAGCTTCTCCACCTGCGAAGTCTATCTGAACGTCGCGGGCGGCTATCGCCTGTCGGACCCGGCCGCCGACCTGGCCGTCGCGGCGGCGCTCATCTCCGCCATGTCGGAACGGCCGGTCCCCGTCGACATCGTCCTGTTCGGCGAAGTCGCCCTGTCGAGCGAGATCCGCCCCGTCGCCCATAGCCCGCTGCGCCTGCGCGAAGCCGCGAAGCTCGGTTTCAACCGCGCCTATATCCCCGCGTCTGCCGTCGATGGGGTGAAGGGAATCACGGTCAGCGGTTTCCGCACCCTCGCACAGCTTGTTGACCAGATGCTGGGACGCGGATAG
- a CDS encoding CvpA family protein: MNAIDILVLLAIGGCAVLGLLRGFVLETLSLIAWVLAIFAIRLFHASATELLSAFVGNSSGAAMLALVLVFGVTFGAGKLIAHAIGRRTRQSILGPVDRVLGAGFGAVKGLIGATLLFLTFSLVYDTFYGSGARRPDWLSDARTYPLLNASGQAISEFLAEQRASKPAVEDR, translated from the coding sequence ATGAACGCCATCGACATCCTCGTCCTGCTCGCCATCGGCGGTTGCGCCGTGCTGGGCCTCCTGCGCGGGTTCGTGCTGGAAACCCTCTCGCTCATCGCCTGGGTGCTGGCGATCTTCGCGATCCGCCTGTTCCATGCGTCGGCCACCGAATTGCTCAGCGCCTTCGTCGGCAACAGCAGCGGCGCGGCGATGCTGGCGCTGGTCCTCGTGTTCGGGGTGACCTTCGGCGCCGGAAAGCTCATCGCCCACGCCATCGGCCGCCGCACGCGCCAGTCGATCCTCGGCCCCGTCGACCGCGTGCTGGGCGCAGGCTTCGGCGCGGTGAAGGGCCTCATCGGCGCGACCCTCCTCTTCCTGACCTTCAGCCTCGTCTACGACACCTTCTACGGCAGCGGCGCACGCCGCCCCGACTGGCTATCCGACGCGCGCACCTACCCGCTGCTCAACGCCAGCGGCCAGGCGATCAGCGAATTTCTGGCCGAACAGCGGGCGAGCAAGCCAGCGGTAGAGGATCGGTGA
- a CDS encoding NAD-dependent epimerase/dehydratase family protein, with the protein MRIAITGATGFVGAETLEQALSDGLRINALTRRAQPPRAKLKWVHGSLEDAAALDTLVRDADAVIHIAGVVNAPDRDGFEAGNARGTMAVVDAMRKRGIRRLVHVSSLAAREPDLSDYGWSKELAEKHVKASGLDWTIVRPPAIYGPGDREMLELFRMAKRGIMMLPPGGRLSVIHVGDLAALLLALTQERENSLTRTYEVDDGTPGGWDHQDFGQAIGRAVGKSVRTFATPQWLLNVAARTDRMLRGRHAKLTPDRVDYFCHPDWVVGKRRQPPKRLWLPQVRTEDGLRATVAAYREKGWL; encoded by the coding sequence ATGCGGATTGCCATAACCGGCGCGACGGGCTTCGTCGGCGCCGAAACGCTGGAACAGGCGCTGAGCGACGGGCTGCGGATCAATGCGCTGACTCGCCGGGCACAGCCGCCGCGCGCGAAGCTGAAATGGGTGCATGGGTCGCTGGAGGATGCAGCCGCGCTGGATACGCTGGTGCGGGATGCCGATGCGGTGATCCATATCGCCGGGGTGGTCAATGCGCCCGATCGCGACGGCTTCGAAGCGGGCAATGCACGCGGCACCATGGCGGTGGTCGATGCGATGCGGAAACGCGGGATCAGGCGGCTGGTCCATGTGTCGTCGCTGGCCGCGCGCGAGCCGGACCTGTCCGACTATGGCTGGTCCAAGGAGCTGGCCGAGAAACATGTGAAGGCGAGCGGGCTGGATTGGACGATCGTGCGGCCGCCCGCCATTTACGGGCCGGGCGACCGGGAGATGCTGGAACTGTTCCGCATGGCCAAGCGCGGGATCATGATGCTGCCGCCGGGCGGGCGGCTGTCGGTGATCCATGTCGGCGACCTGGCGGCGTTGCTGCTGGCGTTGACGCAGGAGCGCGAGAACAGCCTGACGCGCACCTATGAGGTGGATGACGGTACGCCGGGTGGATGGGATCACCAGGATTTCGGCCAGGCGATCGGTCGCGCGGTCGGCAAATCGGTCAGGACATTCGCAACGCCGCAATGGCTGCTGAACGTCGCCGCGCGGACCGACCGGATGCTGCGCGGCCGCCATGCGAAGCTGACGCCCGACAGGGTCGATTATTTCTGCCATCCCGACTGGGTCGTTGGGAAGCGCAGGCAGCCGCCCAAAAGGCTGTGGCTGCCGCAGGTGCGGACCGAGGACGGCCTGCGCGCGACGGTTGCGGCCTATCGGGAGAAGGGGTGGCTTTAG